In Flavobacterium sp. CS20, a single window of DNA contains:
- a CDS encoding GyrI-like domain-containing protein, with protein MKKIFGFIGVLFLIILIWFSFFKTYDHQIEFTVDLPQGTIYHMILDPNTWDNKSIKTEHKALFESIKQTMKINQTPFELLWEFKNINDTNSRVKLYFKNKNHSLSERYKSLFNQSQNLDSLIQISKHLKDSADKFSEIFNITIQGIDTINSTAYLYIEHQAKRADKARYMINSNPLLFSKNQDSLVTKNGKTFVKVNYWQPKTDSISFRYAFPVESQKKYPVDQLVKADTLASQKALKAIFHGNYSISDQAWLAMYHYAKRKGIELDLSPVEIYFNNPMLGGDDTKWKTEIYMPIKE; from the coding sequence ATGAAAAAAATCTTTGGATTTATTGGTGTTCTATTTCTTATCATTTTAATTTGGTTCAGTTTTTTTAAAACCTATGACCATCAAATCGAATTCACAGTTGATTTACCTCAAGGTACTATTTATCATATGATTTTAGATCCCAATACTTGGGATAATAAAAGCATAAAAACTGAACACAAAGCTTTATTTGAAAGTATAAAACAAACCATGAAAATCAACCAAACGCCTTTTGAACTTTTGTGGGAATTTAAAAATATTAATGATACAAATTCAAGGGTTAAACTTTATTTTAAAAATAAAAATCACAGTCTATCTGAACGTTACAAAAGTCTATTCAATCAATCTCAGAATTTAGATAGTCTGATCCAAATTTCAAAACATTTAAAAGATAGTGCTGATAAATTTTCTGAGATTTTTAATATAACCATTCAAGGCATTGATACCATTAATTCTACAGCATATTTATATATTGAACACCAAGCTAAACGTGCTGATAAAGCGAGATATATGATTAACAGCAATCCGTTATTGTTCAGCAAAAATCAGGACAGTTTAGTAACTAAAAACGGTAAGACTTTTGTCAAAGTAAACTATTGGCAACCCAAGACAGATAGCATTTCCTTTCGATATGCCTTTCCTGTAGAAAGTCAAAAAAAATATCCTGTTGACCAACTTGTAAAAGCTGACACTTTAGCATCTCAAAAAGCTTTAAAAGCGATATTTCACGGCAATTACAGTATTTCAGACCAAGCATGGTTGGCGATGTATCATTATGCCAAACGTAAAGGAATCGAGTTGGACTTATCGCCAGTAGAAATTTACTTTAACAACCCGATGCTTGGTGGAGATGATACCAAATGGAAGACTGAAATTTATATGCCGATTAAAGAATAA
- a CDS encoding vanadium-dependent haloperoxidase — MKTFKFLILLLAVGVLSCKSKQDIEVTPDDYHNALDKLTEVMVYDIFSPPVASRVYAYPSIAAYEIVVQDTTNNYNSLSGQIEHFSPIPKAKNLSEVNLKMATVMAYLNVGEELIFSTQKIKAYKDSIYQNWSKSSKFEKSLDYANQVSQHIMEWTKQDNYAQTRTMPKFSINTEDPSRWVPTPPDYMDGIEPNWDKMRTFVLDSASQFKPEKPTPFSIEKDSQYYKEVMHVYNTVNKARELGDKSEMIEIAQFWDCNPYVSTHKGHMMFATKKITPGAHWILINKIAAKKANFNFAETVRSYAFLCIGIYDAFISVWEEKYDTNAIRPETVINRYIDEQWTPILQTPPFPEYTSGHSVVSGARSEVLTDIYGDDFSFEDPSETTYGLPVRSFNSFREVAKEAMMSRLYGGIHYMPANTNGLKQGQQVGRYVVQNINL; from the coding sequence ATGAAAACATTCAAATTTCTAATACTTCTACTGGCAGTTGGAGTTTTGAGTTGCAAGTCAAAACAAGACATAGAAGTTACACCAGATGATTATCACAACGCACTTGACAAACTCACAGAAGTGATGGTTTACGATATCTTTTCGCCTCCAGTAGCCAGCCGTGTGTATGCATATCCAAGCATTGCAGCTTATGAAATCGTTGTTCAAGATACTACAAACAACTATAATTCTTTAAGCGGACAAATTGAGCATTTCTCTCCCATTCCAAAAGCCAAAAATTTGTCTGAAGTCAATCTTAAGATGGCAACTGTAATGGCTTATCTCAATGTTGGTGAAGAACTGATTTTTTCTACTCAAAAAATCAAAGCCTATAAAGATAGTATTTATCAAAACTGGTCTAAATCATCAAAGTTTGAAAAGAGTTTAGACTATGCCAATCAAGTGAGTCAACACATTATGGAATGGACAAAACAAGACAATTATGCCCAAACCCGAACAATGCCTAAATTTTCTATCAACACAGAAGACCCATCGCGTTGGGTGCCAACACCACCAGATTATATGGATGGCATAGAACCCAATTGGGATAAAATGCGAACTTTTGTTTTAGATAGTGCTTCACAATTTAAACCTGAAAAACCAACACCGTTTTCAATAGAAAAAGATAGTCAATACTACAAAGAAGTCATGCATGTTTACAATACGGTGAATAAAGCCCGTGAACTCGGCGATAAATCTGAAATGATTGAGATTGCACAGTTTTGGGATTGCAATCCTTATGTCTCAACCCACAAAGGTCATATGATGTTTGCTACTAAAAAAATTACGCCAGGTGCTCATTGGATTCTTATTAATAAAATAGCCGCTAAAAAAGCAAATTTTAATTTTGCTGAAACGGTTAGAAGTTACGCTTTTTTGTGTATAGGAATTTATGACGCTTTTATAAGTGTTTGGGAAGAAAAATATGATACTAATGCCATTAGACCAGAAACCGTTATCAATCGCTATATCGACGAACAATGGACGCCCATCTTACAAACGCCACCTTTTCCTGAATACACCAGCGGACACTCAGTGGTTTCTGGTGCAAGATCAGAGGTGCTGACCGATATTTATGGCGATGATTTTTCTTTTGAAGATCCTTCGGAAACGACTTACGGTTTGCCTGTGAGAAGTTTTAATTCCTTTAGAGAAGTCGCAAAAGAAGCGATGATGAGCCGTTTGTATGGCGGGATTCACTATATGCCTGCCAACACAAATGGCTTAAAACAAGGACAACAAGTTGGGCGATATGTAGTTCAAAACATCAATTTGTAA